The genomic stretch ACCGATtgtattgaaatttgaattgagGTGATAACCTTGAAAAAACGGTTTAGCTTCTAATTATTGTTCATCATATAATAAAACAATTTAgtggtaatattatttattataaattatgttatatatacataaaatatcaattattaattagttatttatataaaatatatatggaAATACGAAATATATGTTAAAACATGtaccataatatatataatatgactAATTTAGCAGTTTAATTTTTTAGGTtcgtaaaatattttttatatactatTAATCCTAATGTCTTAGTTTGAACACATTTCATATATACGCATGGTTACTTTGAATTCAATTCAGCATGTGGGAACACTACTGAAATGGAACAAGCTAAGTCTTCCAATTTGTCTTGACTAGAAATAATTCAAATTATGTACCTACTCAACACTTGTTTGTCTTGAGCCTTGAAATAATCCAAGAGCTATGTGCAATTAGTTAACTATGATGTATGAATACTGACATATGATACCATACAAAATATgcaaatacataaattttaaaattttataagatacAAGATACgacatatataaaatataaaatagtggtggagtttgaaacaaaattttggaagccaaaaatttaatataaaaatttaataataatatttatattaaaataaaatttataaacataattattttttaagtttataaCATAAGAAACTGTTAAATCAGAAATTAGATTATATTGCTCACAAAATGAtttcacatttttattttatttgatgtGTTGCGAAAGCCAACAAAAGCTCACTTAGTTCAGTCCAAATCCAACATGTTTTTAAATTGAACTTGAGTTTTTTAAgtcataataatatttttgagtcaactaaactattttttattttttgaagaaGTATTACtaagatttttataaaaattttgggaGCCCATGGCCCATTGTCTTAACTAAACTCTGTCCCTaatataaagtattttaaattacaatgaattttttatattttattgatagtaacataaaaaataattttttaaactgTTTTTAAGGTTTTCTTTTAACTatataaaagtatttaaaattattttttattttaataaataataatatatattatttttaaattcattttaaaaatatatatgtccaaaaaaaatttattaagacACAGTTGTACATTCAACAACAAAATGTCTGTGTTTCATAATTAGTCAATAACAAAGCATGCGAAACCGTGTTTCTACCACCCAATTGGTAAAACCCACAAATGTCACAAGTGAGTTCATGATTTGCAAGGAACTGATCAATTTCACAAACATGTTCGCTATTATGAGATTATAGAATGAATTATCACTATATAGAACAACCATCTTTCATTCTTTTGAACATATTTTATTCCAAAGTAAGAATATGTAAAGTAAATATACTTTCTCTTTAATTCCAGCCTTCTCTCCATCAtcaaaatttttagttattcGTATAAAAAAATGAGCTACATAATTATTAGATCCTCATTTATAACTCTCCAGGAAAGCAAACCCATATGATATGTACTAGAATCAGTTTTAGAATCTATGGAAGTACAACATGAAGAATCACACAAGAAGCTACATTTTGGCACAAATATTATAACTTTATAAGAGTACAACACCATTAACACCAGTACATAAGCTTTCCTAGCAGAAGCAAATTGTGGGTGGATCAAAATCACTTAATTTCATGTaaattggaagaagaagaagaaaaatatctACTTAAAAGAAAACCACATGTTGCCAAAACAAAATGCTAATCACTTGAGGAACCATCATCGTCACGATCTTCATGATCGACAACAACTTTCTCTATAAACTTTCTCCTAACTCCTTCAATGACAGCTTCTCTTGATTGCTCATTTCTATTTTGACCATCGTTTAGTACAGGATCCGATTGGCACAGAATCAATGCAACACCTGATATTTCATCATCAATGAATTCAATGCCAtaagtaaaattataatttatatagaaGAATTTATATGATTTTACCAGCAAGGTAGCATAGTCATGGTTCATATGGTTTTCCATTTATGCTAGGGATTTCACAAGGCATGAATGCTAATAGAATAAAGAAGAACAAAAACTTCCATGGATGGAGTACAATACTGTATTGGATATAGGAATGATATTGAAATGgtagaaattaagaaaaataacaGTATTAGTTAGTTGAAGGTAACATAATTTGTTAGTAGATTAAAGGATATTAATATATTGAGCATCAGCAGTGATCAAAAGTAagattagaaaaataataagaatagcAATCTTGTAAATACCTTCAGGAGTGCATCTTCGTCCAAAACTACGCATGCCAACATAGTTTCCTTTGACTGCTCCATTGTTGTATACCAATACGGTGGGCAGATTTCGATCCGGATAGTTGGGAATGCAGTCAGTTGATATTATCTTGacaaattttgttgcaggatATCTTGTAGCCAATTCTTCAATGCATTGCATCAAAACCCCACATTCAGCAATGCTATCAAAAATAAAGTACAACAGACTTCAGTAATCAGCACAAGAAGcataacaataaaattaaacaaatttgGATCATCCAAGTAATTTATAGATACTATATGGGGACGTGTGGTGTGCACAAACTTTTCCTGTAATTCTGAACTTAGAAATGTCATGTAGCATACCCATCTTTGTAAAGGATGACAACCACCCAAACATCAGAGGGAGCTTGTGAAACTTCTCGAACGAAATCAGATCCTGAAATGGGAACCACAGATCCAAACCTCAAAACTTTAGCTGCTTCCTTCATCTCAGCCAATCTCTTCTTCCTATTAAAGCACAATGATTTATATCATAAGATATAGAATAAAAACAAGACCTAATCTACTTACACCTAATTCATCATTCATTCCCATGCCAAACTCCCAATCCAAATCTTAACAAACTAACcagatattaatataaatagCCTATTCCATATCTCCATCAAGGATATTGAACTCTTGAGTTTATGAAGTCCCTAAATTGAGTTTGCGAGTAATAATTCACAATTCAATTTTATCTAAGCTTCATGACTTCAAATGAACTCTAGAGTTTGATATCCTTGTTCGAGATTATTTGTTATGAACCTTAAATTCATCAAACTGAAGCAAAACAAACCATAATTACCGACCAAATTTCAATCAACAAAACACAATctaccaacaacaacaacaaaactaCATTGATCAAATGACACCAACAGTACTATGTCATACATCATATCTACATTTATTCCATGTATAATTAaatctatttaaataaattcttaTAAGGATTATCCTTTATCTGACCCATTCTTCTAACTTAAACCTTTACAGGCCTCCTCCATACCTATACCAGCTAAGGCAAATGACTATATCATCTTTTTCAATAATGAACCTCTTTCTCTaatgaaatataaatcaatatatataaaaataaatgcaATAATGCAAAACACCCAACCTGTACTCCTCAAGGAAGCGATCGTCATCGAGATCATCTTCAAGGTCTTCAAGTTCATCCTCATTTTTGGAATCAAGCCAAGCCTTGTCTTTGGGGAGGGAATCAGGATCAGGGGCGGCGGCGAAGGGCGGAGGCTTGAAAGCGGGCGGTTTCTCAGGGAGATTGCCAAGCTTCCTCTGAATGTCATCCCATTGGGTTGATGCTCCTTCCACATCTTTGTACACAAAGTGGTAATCCGTCATTGTTTTGTGacgttgttgttattattattattataatctCCCTAGAAACCTCTATGACCTTGATGGTAGTTTGAATTACTACAAGTTTCTTATATGGCTGAGATTCTGATTCACTCCTATGACTCTGCATCCAAAGTAACCGAAGAAGCAAAACTAATTGGTTAATATCCAAAAACAAGTTTTGAATTCAACAAGTGTATAACAATACACCCGTAAGAACAACCACACATCAAAATCTAAGGATAAGAATACCAATTCAATGTCCTTGGTTTTGAAAGACAAGAAAAAGGAATCAAATGGAAAAAGAGATCATCAATTGTCAATTAAATAGCAACGAATAAACAATGTAAAGATGAAAATGAATCAAATCCCCAAAAAGTAtggattttgaaaacaaattcagAAACCTAacattaaattatcaattaaataGCAAAATTGAATCAGAAATCAAATAGAAATTTACCAAAACAGATCCTCGACGTTAGCGGCAGCAAAAGAAGAGACGGGAGCGGAAATGGAACAAGTCTGCGGTGGATCTGCGGCAGCTGAGAGAAAAAGTGGAATTGCAgagagaaaaagtgaaaaacttgaTTATGTTGCAATGGGGGGTTAGGGGGTTTCAGCTTTCAATAGCTTTCAGCTTTTAATTTTTGggttcattttcttctttaaaatAGATTGATGGCTAATATATTCTGAAagtaaataacattttttattttatattattaaatttattctaTCTCAATAATATAAgttaattcaaaaattataaatatttgcAAAAAAAGTGTTTAAAAGATACTGTTTTTTGACTAATTAATATCTCTAATATGTATGATCACATTTGTGAAatgaacaaaaattaaacttacTAAATTTTCTATGAATCTACAAACACAAATTTTAAGTTTAACGATTTTTTTGTTCTGCAaaccataaatatttttctaattataatatttctattatcctaattttttaaaaaattacataaaaaatttttaataataaaattttggtATCATAGTATTCTTAATCTGAACaaaaatttattcatttaaaACATAACCCAACAACAATTAGTTTACcataaaaaataatccaataattttttttcggtattttttaaataattttgatCTCACATTTAAATATACATTTAACACTTTTTCTACAGGTATATTagtaaattcaaaatttataatgatagaataaataaaagtatgaTATAACATGATCTTTATTATTGTAAATATTGATTtggtaaaaattattttaaattataatttatattatagaAAGTATTGAAATACATCAATTTATAGTTCGAGTGTTGCGTGTTTCTAAATTgcaacaaaaaatataaaaataagtcATTAAAAAACTATAATGTCTACAATTACCTAAGCTTAATTGTCACTGCTCAACATTTTCTTAAATCCAAAGTTTATTGTTATTATCCAAGTTTATTGTTGTTTGCATTCAATTTTTTGTCATTTCCATTTTCAAGTAGATTTTGTATCACataattgttaattttatatatctcaaattaatttttgataattaataaaaattatgatttaataaatttataaattttcatataatatttttaaaatttttataataatttttttaaattatataaacacACTATATTCGAGTCAAAGAAATCATATAGAAGAACTAATAAACTGCtactcaaaaatattttaagtgtTCATCATTTTAATTCTCATATTTCattcttttattttgtaaaatcCCTTCTAATTTCATAaaagaattatttaattttaatttacatttATACTTGTATATCTTATATCAAATTATCGAATACATGTCTAAAAAGTTGTTACATTTGATATATTTTAAACCTAAATCTCAAATTTTGGTACACTAAAtgttagaatatatatatatatatatatatatatcatattaataataaaaatatttaaattaataaaaaattgagtattaaaaaaaattgtcaataggataataaaatctaataaatcAATAATGAACTAAATATTAATACTCACTTGATGATAGAGTAATTTAAACTTGTATTATAATTCAGAGACTTGAACCAAAGACTTGAACCAAAATACAAAGAATGACTTTTTAATACAAAGATTGCAATGAAAGCTTAAAAGTGTTTCGAGTATGAGAGGATGTGTGTAAAATTGCGGATGATCTACAACCCCCTCCCCCTCTTCTTTTATAGTGGGCTATGCCCTGTATTCTTTTACATTTTAACCCCTGGTTTTGCTAATCCGTTTGCTCTTTCTGTGGGCTGATTCAGAGACTCTATCTCCGAGTTAATGTCTTCTGTtctagttttttaaaaattgatagaTGGTTTTGTATTTTTTGCTGTGATTCTGTTAGAATTCTGCTGATGACTTTTGTTCTTTTCTGCATGCGATGTTTTTGTTGCTTTATGAGATTGTCTTGACACCTTCTCTCTTGACTTTGTACAAGTGTCTGTTTTTCTGATTTCaggactttttttttttactcttcAAATGGATTTTGGGTATCTAATATGTACAGTCTTGGGATGGACTGGACTTCTTTATCTTCGTCTGTTGGTTCTGCTTTTAttacttttagagaattatggATCTCTTCTTCTGAGGTGACCGCTGCAAGGACCGCCATCATTTGTTTTTTATGGGCTAGAAAGCGAGTTTCTTTTTCGAATGATATTTTTTCGAACCCTGAACTATGGCTTAGGGGTTTTGCTCTTTTTTGGGTTATAGTCATCCAATTATCAATTGCTCTTTTACTAATTAGGTTCAGGTCAAATTTATTCCACCATTTCACTTTTATGTTTCTAATTAAATATTGTACGCTTGGAGTGCCTTTATATCCTGCGAAATCATATTCCCATGTCATTATCCAGCATATTCCCATAGTGAGAATGAAGGAAATCAGCTTATATCCATTCAAAAATGATGTTTTGTTTTtgaaatattcataagccatgCTGACTTCTTTTGGAAAAATTGCTTCTATTGGTCCAAGCTCTTgaaaccatatatagaaccattTGAAAAATTGTAGAAAAATTCTTTTTCGGAACCATATGAACCAAGAGTGGAGATTTGGAGAAAGATACAGGGCGTTCTATCATGCATCTATATAATCATAATAGAATAGTGTTGTGGTTCAAATTTTTTAGTAAAACTTTTGTACTAATTTATAAGCAGTTGCTGCCATAATCATACTACACATTAGATTTAAAATAACTTGTTCACTTAAACCATTTAAATTCCATTCTACTAATTCGGATCCGATTCCGGTAAAACTATTTTGTACTAGCTGTGTTCTTTCTTCAAGGCTTACGTCAACCGGGGTTGGTCTTGGATAATAATTTCTTAACTTTGGATAATACTGATTCTTATGTGTCATTTGGATAATGCTGATTCTTATAAACTtaagtttttcttttaatacaatAGAAATTAACAAAATGATACATAAGAATCAATATTATCCAAAGCTAAGAAATTATTATCCAAGACCAATCCCAACTGACGTAAGCCTTGAAAAAAGAACACAACTAGTACAAAATAGTTTTATCGGATTCGAATTAGTAGAATAGAATTTAGATGGTTTAAGTGAACAAGTCATTTTAGATCTAATGTGTAGTATGACTATGGCAGCAACTACTTATAAGGCAAAATGAACTACTAATAGAGAAGCACCACTCATGATCACACAAGGGTTCACGGGGCAATTAAAAGGATGATGGGATAACTTTTTAACTATACCAAAAAGAGAATTAATCTTAAGTAATATAAAACCAGAAGACTAATCATAAGATGCCACAGCAACCTTAATttttacaattataaaaaaCTTTCTAGGAGAcccaaatatttttaaagataGAATAGGAACCCAACTAATGAACTTACTATGCCCTACAATGTATAACTACCGATGGTATAAAGAT from Arachis stenosperma cultivar V10309 chromosome 9, arast.V10309.gnm1.PFL2, whole genome shotgun sequence encodes the following:
- the LOC130947626 gene encoding uncharacterized protein LOC130947626, whose translation is MTDYHFVYKDVEGASTQWDDIQRKLGNLPEKPPAFKPPPFAAAPDPDSLPKDKAWLDSKNEDELEDLEDDLDDDRFLEEYRKKRLAEMKEAAKVLRFGSVVPISGSDFVREVSQAPSDVWVVVILYKDGIAECGVLMQCIEELATRYPATKFVKIISTDCIPNYPDRNLPTVLVYNNGAVKGNYVGMRSFGRRCTPEGVALILCQSDPVLNDGQNRNEQSREAVIEGVRRKFIEKVVVDHEDRDDDGSSSD